A genome region from Ursus arctos isolate Adak ecotype North America unplaced genomic scaffold, UrsArc2.0 scaffold_18, whole genome shotgun sequence includes the following:
- the LOC113250125 gene encoding beta-lactoglobulin-1-like yields MKCLLLALGLALTCGIQGIDVSQTVQNMDLQKVAGMWHSMAMAASDISLLDAENAPLRVYVQELRPTPEDNLEIILSKWEDNRCVEKKVFAEKTECAAKFNINYLEENEVFVLDTDYENYLFFCMENTDAPEQSLVCQYLARTLKVDNEVMEKFDRALKTLPMHIRLFFNPTQVEEQCRV; encoded by the exons ATGAAGTGCCTCCTGctggccctgggcctggccctcACGTGTGGCATTCAGGGCATCGACGTCTCCCAGACCGTGCAGAACATGGACCTCCAGAAG GTGGCTGGGATGTGGCACTCCATGGCCATGGCCGCCAGCGACATCTCCCTCCTGGACGCCGAGAACGCCCCTCTGAGAGTGTACGTCCAGGAGCTGAGACCCACCCCCGAGGACAACCTGGAGATCATTCTGAGCAAATG GGAAGACAACAGGTGTGTCGAGAAGAAGGTCTTTGCAGAGAAAACTGAGTGTGCAGCCAAGTTCAACATCAACT ATCTGGAGGAGAACGAGGTCTTCGTGCTCGACACGGACTACGAGAACTACCTGTTCTTCTGCATGGAGAACACGGACGCCCCCGAGCAGAGCCTGGTGTGCCAGTACCTGG ccaggaCCCTGAAGGTCGACAACGAGGTCATGGAGAAATTCGACAGAGCCCTCAAGACGCTGCCCATGCACATCCGGCTCTTCTTCAACCCGACGCAGGTGGAAG AGCAGTGCCGCGTCTAG